A region of Streptomyces paludis DNA encodes the following proteins:
- a CDS encoding helix-turn-helix transcriptional regulator: MRNELAVLRSERGWSQARLAEELGVSRQTVISIERERFDPSLPLAFRIARAFDRPIEDVFHPDAEA; encoded by the coding sequence ATGAGGAACGAACTCGCGGTCCTGCGTTCTGAGCGCGGATGGTCCCAGGCGCGCCTCGCGGAGGAGCTGGGCGTCTCGCGCCAGACCGTCATCTCCATCGAACGCGAACGCTTCGACCCGAGCCTCCCACTGGCCTTCCGCATCGCCCGCGCCTTCGACCGCCCCATCGAGGACGTCTTCCACCCGGACGCCGAAGCGTGA